Proteins encoded in a region of the Gulosibacter sediminis genome:
- a CDS encoding haloacid dehalogenase type II, whose amino-acid sequence MVDLTSFSALSFDVYGTLIDWEAGISKVLKQWAQAHGSDLDDEALLLAYADNESAVEREYPSLAYAEVLQAAFRRTASDLGLPVTDEEVQVLGRSVPEWPAFDDTHEALTRLKRHYKLIILSNVHQQGVDGSIKRMDVEFDQVNTAEKIGSYKPNPRNFEVLVENLGELGLEKQQLLHVAQSLFHDHVPGKNAGLDSIWINRRHDRPGWGATPDPKVGVTPDGEYKSLADFADAVDAAFAAKA is encoded by the coding sequence ATGGTTGATCTGACATCCTTCTCCGCGCTGAGCTTCGACGTGTACGGCACGCTCATCGACTGGGAAGCCGGCATCTCGAAGGTGCTCAAGCAGTGGGCGCAGGCACACGGCTCAGACCTCGACGATGAGGCGCTGCTGCTGGCCTATGCCGACAACGAGTCGGCCGTCGAGCGCGAATATCCGTCGCTCGCCTACGCGGAGGTGCTGCAGGCGGCGTTCCGTCGCACCGCATCCGACCTCGGCCTGCCCGTCACCGACGAAGAGGTGCAGGTGCTCGGTCGCTCGGTGCCCGAGTGGCCCGCGTTCGACGACACGCACGAGGCGCTCACGCGACTCAAACGGCACTACAAGCTCATCATCCTCTCGAACGTGCACCAGCAGGGCGTCGACGGCTCGATCAAGCGCATGGACGTCGAGTTCGACCAGGTGAACACCGCCGAGAAGATCGGCTCGTACAAGCCGAACCCCCGCAACTTCGAGGTGCTCGTCGAGAACCTCGGTGAGCTCGGCCTCGAAAAGCAGCAGCTGCTGCACGTCGCCCAGTCGCTGTTCCACGACCACGTGCCTGGCAAGAACGCCGGCCTCGACTCGATCTGGATCAACCGTCGCCACGACCGGCCGGGCTGGGGCGCCACCCCCGACCCCAAGGTCGGGGTGACGCCCGACGGCGAGTACAAGTCGCTCGCCGATTTCGCCGACGCGGTTGACGCCGCCTTCGCAGCAAAGGCCTAA
- a CDS encoding AzlC family ABC transporter permease: MRAAEDFRAGLRDSLPVALGYVPLGISYGMFAHSVGLPWWLATLTALVIYAGSMEFVAAGMLVAGAPLATAATTALFVNSRHLVYGLSVPLERVRNPLLRAYAIHALTDEMYAVCISLPRDALTGPRLVAIAASAQFYWVFGTTVGAVFATLVPFDLSFMGFAIVALFVILAINAAKASGEWALLGVGLALAVVAAFVAPEAMMFAGLIAYCVVAIGVVIVRRRRGIHATTQPNRTMPGTTIPAHTRETPIIGEGAQGEEGRP; encoded by the coding sequence ATGCGTGCAGCCGAGGACTTTCGAGCCGGGCTGCGCGACTCGCTTCCGGTCGCCCTGGGGTACGTGCCGCTCGGCATCTCCTACGGCATGTTCGCCCACTCGGTCGGCTTGCCCTGGTGGCTCGCGACCCTGACGGCGCTCGTCATCTACGCGGGCTCGATGGAGTTCGTCGCCGCCGGGATGCTCGTGGCCGGCGCGCCGCTCGCCACGGCCGCGACCACGGCACTCTTCGTCAACTCGCGCCACCTCGTCTACGGCCTCAGCGTGCCGCTCGAACGGGTGCGAAACCCGCTGCTGCGCGCCTACGCGATCCACGCGCTCACCGACGAGATGTACGCGGTCTGCATCTCGCTGCCGCGCGACGCGCTCACGGGCCCGCGGCTGGTGGCGATTGCCGCATCCGCCCAGTTCTACTGGGTGTTCGGCACGACTGTCGGAGCCGTGTTCGCGACGCTCGTGCCGTTCGATCTCTCGTTCATGGGCTTCGCCATCGTCGCGCTGTTCGTGATTCTCGCGATCAACGCGGCGAAGGCGTCGGGGGAGTGGGCGCTGCTCGGCGTCGGCCTCGCGCTCGCGGTCGTCGCGGCGTTCGTGGCGCCCGAGGCGATGATGTTCGCCGGCCTCATCGCCTACTGCGTCGTCGCGATCGGCGTCGTGATCGTGCGCCGCCGGCGGGGCATCCACGCGACGACCCAGCCGAACCGCACGATGCCCGGCACGACGATCCCGGCGCACACCCGCGAAACTCCGATCATCGGCGAAGGCGCCCAAGGTGAGGAGGGCCGCCCGTGA
- a CDS encoding NAD-dependent succinate-semialdehyde dehydrogenase encodes MAILKLDNVPTQLFIGGEWVDAATDSLIDVINPATGEVIARVADASPEDGRRAADAANAAQEAYAAMTAQQRSQILFKAHALLLESKDELAAIMTAEMGKPFAEAKGEIDYSAGYLQWYAQEGLRVQGSHGQSPSGRGQIVLSREPVGVSLLITPWNFPLAMGARKIAPAIATGCAVVVKPAEKTPLTMLFLARLFERAGLSAGALNVVTTSASGKLTAPILADGLVRHLSFTGSTKVGSLLHNQCSAHMIRTSLELGGNAPFIVFEDADLDKAVVEVTAAKMRNMGEACTAANRILVHESIAEEFGQRLTERFAQFTVGNGLEDGVDVGPMIDQASSDRLQGLVDNAVAGGARVLIGGELPEGPGSFYPPTVLADVPRDAELTCTELFGPVAPIITFTDEDDAVAIANDTEYGLAGYLMTNDLARAMRVSRKLEIGMVGINSGIISDVAAPLGGVKASGLGREGGILGIDEFLEYKYTFIPNE; translated from the coding sequence ATGGCAATTCTCAAGCTCGACAACGTACCCACCCAGCTGTTCATCGGAGGCGAGTGGGTCGACGCAGCCACCGACTCGCTCATCGACGTCATCAACCCGGCCACCGGCGAGGTCATCGCCCGCGTCGCCGACGCGAGCCCCGAGGACGGGCGTCGCGCGGCCGATGCAGCGAACGCGGCGCAGGAGGCGTACGCGGCGATGACCGCGCAGCAGCGCTCGCAGATTCTGTTCAAGGCCCATGCCCTGCTGCTCGAGAGCAAGGACGAGCTCGCGGCGATCATGACCGCCGAGATGGGCAAGCCCTTCGCCGAGGCCAAGGGCGAGATCGACTACTCGGCCGGCTACCTGCAGTGGTACGCGCAGGAGGGTCTGCGCGTACAGGGCTCGCACGGCCAGTCGCCGAGCGGCCGCGGGCAGATCGTGCTCAGCCGCGAGCCCGTTGGCGTCTCGCTGCTCATCACGCCGTGGAACTTCCCGCTTGCGATGGGCGCGCGCAAGATTGCGCCGGCGATCGCGACCGGCTGCGCCGTCGTCGTGAAGCCGGCCGAGAAGACGCCGCTCACCATGCTGTTCCTCGCGCGCCTGTTCGAGCGGGCGGGGCTGTCCGCCGGCGCGCTCAACGTCGTGACGACCTCGGCGTCGGGCAAGCTCACGGCGCCGATACTTGCGGACGGCCTCGTGCGCCACCTCTCGTTCACTGGCTCGACGAAGGTCGGCAGCCTGCTGCACAACCAGTGCTCGGCGCATATGATTCGCACCTCGCTCGAACTCGGCGGCAACGCGCCGTTCATCGTGTTCGAAGACGCCGACCTCGACAAGGCGGTCGTCGAGGTGACCGCGGCCAAGATGCGCAACATGGGCGAGGCCTGCACGGCTGCCAACCGCATCCTGGTGCACGAGAGCATCGCCGAGGAGTTCGGCCAGCGCCTCACCGAGCGATTCGCGCAGTTCACGGTCGGCAACGGCCTCGAGGACGGCGTCGACGTCGGCCCGATGATCGATCAGGCGAGCAGCGACCGGCTGCAGGGCCTCGTCGACAACGCCGTCGCGGGTGGCGCGCGCGTGCTCATCGGCGGAGAACTGCCCGAGGGCCCGGGGTCGTTTTACCCGCCAACCGTGCTCGCGGATGTGCCGCGCGACGCCGAGCTCACCTGCACCGAGCTGTTTGGTCCGGTCGCGCCGATCATCACGTTCACCGACGAGGATGACGCCGTCGCGATCGCGAACGACACCGAGTACGGCCTCGCCGGGTACCTCATGACGAACGACCTCGCCCGCGCGATGCGCGTCTCGCGCAAGCTCGAGATCGGCATGGTCGGCATCAACTCGGGCATCATCTCGGATGTCGCGGCGCCCCTCGGCGGCGTCAAGGCCTCGGGACTCGGCCGCGAGGGCGGCATCCTCGGCATCGACGAGTTCCTCGAGTACAAGTACACGTTCATCCCGAACGAGTAG
- a CDS encoding branched-chain amino acid transporter permease, translating into MNPWHTAALLAVIWAVTLALRAAPFAASRWLRENDFVRDLGLLLPVGVMAVLVVGMLQDTPWSGWGWVPSIAGVGVTAALHFWRDSVLLSLVGGIAAYGVLLLVVP; encoded by the coding sequence GTGAACCCGTGGCACACCGCAGCATTGCTCGCCGTCATCTGGGCCGTCACCTTGGCCCTGCGCGCCGCGCCGTTCGCGGCGTCGCGCTGGCTGCGCGAGAACGACTTCGTGCGCGACCTCGGTCTACTGCTGCCGGTCGGCGTCATGGCCGTGCTCGTCGTCGGCATGCTGCAAGACACCCCGTGGTCGGGCTGGGGCTGGGTACCGTCGATCGCCGGCGTCGGGGTCACCGCGGCGCTCCACTTTTGGCGTGACAGCGTGCTGCTCAGCCTCGTCGGCGGCATCGCCGCCTACGGCGTGCTGCTCTTGGTCGTGCCCTAG